The Dioscorea cayenensis subsp. rotundata cultivar TDr96_F1 chromosome 7, TDr96_F1_v2_PseudoChromosome.rev07_lg8_w22 25.fasta, whole genome shotgun sequence genome includes a region encoding these proteins:
- the LOC120264816 gene encoding homeobox protein LUMINIDEPENDENS-like isoform X2, protein MLGSEMAIVPAISADGSFAELEGVGDSVESFVRLLETQKELFHIQIDQLQKLVVTQCKLTGANPLSQEMAAGALSIKIGKKPRDLLNPKAVKYMQSIFSIKDAIGKKETREISALCGITVTQVREFFAGQRSRVRKLTRVSREKVTQSEASKEPLDVCPISVEQPLPVAIEAPASLNTVNPMTVQHCQVLENYGNANATEGGQQVPVNSTEVKTAQEGASCLPQEEAIDGQAKLMEWVLQIQNIAVLNWFLTKGGIPILASWLSEAALEEQSSLLLVLLKVLCHLPLHKVLPLQMSGILQTINKLRFYNRSSDISNRARILLSRLSKIFIRNQAMKKPTFSKLPRDVDKEIIRKQRISEILLSDESWQSKIDIPEEILALTENNDMSRRTEPRPGLKLLTSSADESNKRHSQSVSTSKNKQRRKVQLVDQPDSKAAGRSVQVARAGPSNQSRPMSADDIQKAKMRAMFMQNKYGKSDVSTPENLGQKSVNREISSAQIIKTTPSSRIAQLPHTKRNEDKKPLIPIRKPSPVKMETDSKPNKTSREHLLERLKSVRTQWHSPPEVKINSLWRVGAGENSKEVEVQTARTCREKETLYANQQEVPPNPKEPWDTEMDFDDSLTTEIPIEQPPEVDIPESSSSSLPNGIIQASKVEVPPTATSLAPAINNAPPEADMELLAVLLKNPELVFALTSGQTSNMTSHQTVALLDMLKKSGVGFAQSSREIQEPTSLPSPTPPSESRSEWRSEPSPFTRNPPQLLQPPHVPAVVLTMPQLTVTTNLNPTTTPQNHTLMNHQAYKQLPAATMYAQQSSNTSAYHSSLAQMHNASTSLLNSTMPTWLPSSVAPSTHFDANQYNHRMYSASQGQMNAVRNNAELYSNRGLPDSRREHGPSYRPEWPANWNPGEHRDWQNRPSDAGRRGRDRDWR, encoded by the exons ATGCTGGGATCGGAGATGGCGATTGTGCCGGCGATCTCGGCGGATGGCTCCTTCGCGGAATTGGAGGGCGTCGGCGATTCAGTGGAGTCTTTTGTCCGGTTGTTGGAGACGCAGAAGGAGCTGTTCCACATCCAGATCGATCAGCTTCAGAAGCTTGTCGTCACCCAGTGCAAGCTCACGGGCGCCAATCCTCTCTCGCAGGAGATG GCTGCTGGTGCACTGTCCATCAAAATTG GTAAAAAACCAAGAGATTTGTTGAACCCTAAAGCAGTAAAATACATGCAGTCCATTTTCTCCATCAAGGATGCAATTGGCAAGAAGGAAACCCGTGAAATTAGTGCTCTCTGTGGAATTACAGTCACTCAG GTCAGGGAGTTCTTTGCTGGTCAACGTTCCAGGGTGAGAAAGCTTACCCGTGTGTCTCGTGAGAAAGTAACTCAATCAGAAGCATCTAAGGAACCCTTAGATGTGTGTCCCATCAGTGTCGAGCAGCCTTTGCCTGTTGCCATTGAAGCACCCGCAAGCTTGAACACTGTGAATCCTATGACAGTCCAACATTGTCAGGTTCTTGAGAACTATGGGAATGCAAATGCCACTGAAGGCGGGCAACAGGTTCCTGTAAATTCCACTGAAGTTAAGACTGCTCAAGAAGGTGCTTCTTGTTTACCCCAAGAAGAAGCTATAGATG GGCAGGCCAAGCTTATGGAATGGGTTCTTCAAATTCAGAATATAGCTGTTCTGAACTG GTTCTTAACTAAAGGTGGTATACCCATTTTAGCATCATGGCTTAGTGAAGCTGCTCTTGAAGAACAATCAAGTTTGCTTCTAGTCTTACTCAAG GTTCTATGCCACCTGCCTCTGCATAAAGTGCTGCCACTACAGATGTCAGGCATCTTGCAAACAATTAACAAACTGCGCTTTTATAATAGGTCATCAG ACATATCAAACAGGGCGAGAATCCTTCTGTCCAGGTTGAGCAAGATTTTTATTCGGAACCAGGCTATGAAGAAGCCGACTTTCTCCAAACTGCCCAGAGATGTTGATAAGGAAATCATTCGGAAACAAAG GATCAGTGAAATCCTTCTGAGTGACGAATCATGGCAGTCCAAAATTGACATCCCT GAGGAAATACTGGCATTGACTGAAAATAATGACATGAGCAG GAGAACAGAGCCCAGACCAGGGCTGAAGCTCCTTACATCATCAGCTGATGAGTCAAACAAAAGGCATAGTCAGAGCGTCTCAACTTCCA AAAACAAGCAGCGCAGAAAAGTTCAATTGGTGGATCAGCCTGACAGTAAAGCTGCTGGCAGAAGTGTACAGGTTGCAAGAGCAGGGCCTTCAAATCAAAGCCGCCCAATGTCGGCTGATGACATCCAGAAAGCAAAGATGCGAGCTATGTTCATGCAAAACAAGTATGGCAAGAGTGATGTGTCGACCCCTGAAAATCTTGGGCAAAAATCTGTAAACCGTGAAATATCTTCTGCACAAATTATCAAAACAACGCCTTCATCTAGAATAGCCCAGCTTCCTCATACGAAAAGGAATGAGGATAAGAAACCTCTGATACCCATTAGGAAACCATCTCCTGTTAAGATGGAAACCGACTCAAAGCCAAACAAAACTTCTCGGGAACACTTACTGGAGAGGTTGAAGAGTGTTCGAACTCAATGGCACAGCCCACCAG AGGTGAAGATCAATTCATTGTGGAGGGTTGGAGCTGGGGAAAACAGCAAGGAAGTTGAAGTGCAGACAGCGAGGACTTGCCGGGAAAAGGAAACATTGTATGCAAACCAACAGGAAGTGCCTCCCAATCCAAAGGAGCCTTGGGATACGGAAATGGACTTCGATGACAGCCTCACTACAGAAATACCAATCGAGCAGCCACCCGAAGTTGATATTCCTGAATCGTCTTCTTCATCCTTGCCCAATGGCATCATCCAAGCTTCAAAAGTGGAGGTCCCGCCAACAGCAACCTCTTTGGCTCCGGCGATCAATAATGCACCACCTGAAGCCGATATGGAGTTGCTAGCTGTGCTTCTGAAAAACCCTGAGCTGGTGTTCGCCCTGACTTCCGGCCAGACGAGCAACATGACCAGCCACCAAACAGTAGCCTTGCTGGATATGCTCAAGAAGAGCGGAGTTGGATTCGCTCAAAGCTCTAGAGAAATTCAAGAACCGACATCGCTTCCATCGCCAACCCCTCCCTCAGAATCAAGG AGCGAATGGAGATCGGAGCCGTCACCGTTCACCAGAAATCCACCTCAGCTACTGCAACCTCCTCATGTGCCCGCCGTTGTCTTAACAATGCCTCAGTTGACAGTAACAACAAACTTGAACCCTACTACTACACCTCAGAATCACACCCTCATGAATCATCAGGCTTATAAACAGCTTCCAGCTGCTACCATGTATGCTCAACAAAGCTCTAATACAAGTGCATATCATTCATCTCTGGCACAAATGCACAATGCTTCTACGTCTTTGTTGAACTCTACTATGCCTACTTGGTTGCCGTCTAGTGTCGCCCCGAGTACTCATTTTGATGCTAACCAATATAACCACAGAATGTATTCAGCCTCTCAAGGCCAAATGAATGCAGTGAGGAACAATGCTGAGTTGTATTCTAATAGAGGACTTCCAGACTCTAGAAGGGAACATGGCCCAAGTTACAGGCCGGAATGGCCTGCAAATTGGAATCCCGGCGAGCATCGGGACTGGCAAAACCGGCCTAGTGATGCTGGCCGGAGAGGGCGAGACCGAGATTGGAGATGA
- the LOC120264816 gene encoding homeobox protein LUMINIDEPENDENS-like isoform X1, translated as MLGSEMAIVPAISADGSFAELEGVGDSVESFVRLLETQKELFHIQIDQLQKLVVTQCKLTGANPLSQEMAAGALSIKIGKKPRDLLNPKAVKYMQSIFSIKDAIGKKETREISALCGITVTQVREFFAGQRSRVRKLTRVSREKVTQSEASKEPLDVCPISVEQPLPVAIEAPASLNTVNPMTVQHCQVLENYGNANATEGGQQVPVNSTEVKTAQEGASCLPQEEAIDGIDSEDKKFLENIFNLMKKEETFSGQAKLMEWVLQIQNIAVLNWFLTKGGIPILASWLSEAALEEQSSLLLVLLKVLCHLPLHKVLPLQMSGILQTINKLRFYNRSSDISNRARILLSRLSKIFIRNQAMKKPTFSKLPRDVDKEIIRKQRISEILLSDESWQSKIDIPEEILALTENNDMSRRTEPRPGLKLLTSSADESNKRHSQSVSTSKNKQRRKVQLVDQPDSKAAGRSVQVARAGPSNQSRPMSADDIQKAKMRAMFMQNKYGKSDVSTPENLGQKSVNREISSAQIIKTTPSSRIAQLPHTKRNEDKKPLIPIRKPSPVKMETDSKPNKTSREHLLERLKSVRTQWHSPPEVKINSLWRVGAGENSKEVEVQTARTCREKETLYANQQEVPPNPKEPWDTEMDFDDSLTTEIPIEQPPEVDIPESSSSSLPNGIIQASKVEVPPTATSLAPAINNAPPEADMELLAVLLKNPELVFALTSGQTSNMTSHQTVALLDMLKKSGVGFAQSSREIQEPTSLPSPTPPSESRSEWRSEPSPFTRNPPQLLQPPHVPAVVLTMPQLTVTTNLNPTTTPQNHTLMNHQAYKQLPAATMYAQQSSNTSAYHSSLAQMHNASTSLLNSTMPTWLPSSVAPSTHFDANQYNHRMYSASQGQMNAVRNNAELYSNRGLPDSRREHGPSYRPEWPANWNPGEHRDWQNRPSDAGRRGRDRDWR; from the exons ATGCTGGGATCGGAGATGGCGATTGTGCCGGCGATCTCGGCGGATGGCTCCTTCGCGGAATTGGAGGGCGTCGGCGATTCAGTGGAGTCTTTTGTCCGGTTGTTGGAGACGCAGAAGGAGCTGTTCCACATCCAGATCGATCAGCTTCAGAAGCTTGTCGTCACCCAGTGCAAGCTCACGGGCGCCAATCCTCTCTCGCAGGAGATG GCTGCTGGTGCACTGTCCATCAAAATTG GTAAAAAACCAAGAGATTTGTTGAACCCTAAAGCAGTAAAATACATGCAGTCCATTTTCTCCATCAAGGATGCAATTGGCAAGAAGGAAACCCGTGAAATTAGTGCTCTCTGTGGAATTACAGTCACTCAG GTCAGGGAGTTCTTTGCTGGTCAACGTTCCAGGGTGAGAAAGCTTACCCGTGTGTCTCGTGAGAAAGTAACTCAATCAGAAGCATCTAAGGAACCCTTAGATGTGTGTCCCATCAGTGTCGAGCAGCCTTTGCCTGTTGCCATTGAAGCACCCGCAAGCTTGAACACTGTGAATCCTATGACAGTCCAACATTGTCAGGTTCTTGAGAACTATGGGAATGCAAATGCCACTGAAGGCGGGCAACAGGTTCCTGTAAATTCCACTGAAGTTAAGACTGCTCAAGAAGGTGCTTCTTGTTTACCCCAAGAAGAAGCTATAGATGGTATTGATTCTGAGGATAAAAAATTTCTGGagaatattttcaatttaatgaAGAAAGAAGAGACATTTTCAGGGCAGGCCAAGCTTATGGAATGGGTTCTTCAAATTCAGAATATAGCTGTTCTGAACTG GTTCTTAACTAAAGGTGGTATACCCATTTTAGCATCATGGCTTAGTGAAGCTGCTCTTGAAGAACAATCAAGTTTGCTTCTAGTCTTACTCAAG GTTCTATGCCACCTGCCTCTGCATAAAGTGCTGCCACTACAGATGTCAGGCATCTTGCAAACAATTAACAAACTGCGCTTTTATAATAGGTCATCAG ACATATCAAACAGGGCGAGAATCCTTCTGTCCAGGTTGAGCAAGATTTTTATTCGGAACCAGGCTATGAAGAAGCCGACTTTCTCCAAACTGCCCAGAGATGTTGATAAGGAAATCATTCGGAAACAAAG GATCAGTGAAATCCTTCTGAGTGACGAATCATGGCAGTCCAAAATTGACATCCCT GAGGAAATACTGGCATTGACTGAAAATAATGACATGAGCAG GAGAACAGAGCCCAGACCAGGGCTGAAGCTCCTTACATCATCAGCTGATGAGTCAAACAAAAGGCATAGTCAGAGCGTCTCAACTTCCA AAAACAAGCAGCGCAGAAAAGTTCAATTGGTGGATCAGCCTGACAGTAAAGCTGCTGGCAGAAGTGTACAGGTTGCAAGAGCAGGGCCTTCAAATCAAAGCCGCCCAATGTCGGCTGATGACATCCAGAAAGCAAAGATGCGAGCTATGTTCATGCAAAACAAGTATGGCAAGAGTGATGTGTCGACCCCTGAAAATCTTGGGCAAAAATCTGTAAACCGTGAAATATCTTCTGCACAAATTATCAAAACAACGCCTTCATCTAGAATAGCCCAGCTTCCTCATACGAAAAGGAATGAGGATAAGAAACCTCTGATACCCATTAGGAAACCATCTCCTGTTAAGATGGAAACCGACTCAAAGCCAAACAAAACTTCTCGGGAACACTTACTGGAGAGGTTGAAGAGTGTTCGAACTCAATGGCACAGCCCACCAG AGGTGAAGATCAATTCATTGTGGAGGGTTGGAGCTGGGGAAAACAGCAAGGAAGTTGAAGTGCAGACAGCGAGGACTTGCCGGGAAAAGGAAACATTGTATGCAAACCAACAGGAAGTGCCTCCCAATCCAAAGGAGCCTTGGGATACGGAAATGGACTTCGATGACAGCCTCACTACAGAAATACCAATCGAGCAGCCACCCGAAGTTGATATTCCTGAATCGTCTTCTTCATCCTTGCCCAATGGCATCATCCAAGCTTCAAAAGTGGAGGTCCCGCCAACAGCAACCTCTTTGGCTCCGGCGATCAATAATGCACCACCTGAAGCCGATATGGAGTTGCTAGCTGTGCTTCTGAAAAACCCTGAGCTGGTGTTCGCCCTGACTTCCGGCCAGACGAGCAACATGACCAGCCACCAAACAGTAGCCTTGCTGGATATGCTCAAGAAGAGCGGAGTTGGATTCGCTCAAAGCTCTAGAGAAATTCAAGAACCGACATCGCTTCCATCGCCAACCCCTCCCTCAGAATCAAGG AGCGAATGGAGATCGGAGCCGTCACCGTTCACCAGAAATCCACCTCAGCTACTGCAACCTCCTCATGTGCCCGCCGTTGTCTTAACAATGCCTCAGTTGACAGTAACAACAAACTTGAACCCTACTACTACACCTCAGAATCACACCCTCATGAATCATCAGGCTTATAAACAGCTTCCAGCTGCTACCATGTATGCTCAACAAAGCTCTAATACAAGTGCATATCATTCATCTCTGGCACAAATGCACAATGCTTCTACGTCTTTGTTGAACTCTACTATGCCTACTTGGTTGCCGTCTAGTGTCGCCCCGAGTACTCATTTTGATGCTAACCAATATAACCACAGAATGTATTCAGCCTCTCAAGGCCAAATGAATGCAGTGAGGAACAATGCTGAGTTGTATTCTAATAGAGGACTTCCAGACTCTAGAAGGGAACATGGCCCAAGTTACAGGCCGGAATGGCCTGCAAATTGGAATCCCGGCGAGCATCGGGACTGGCAAAACCGGCCTAGTGATGCTGGCCGGAGAGGGCGAGACCGAGATTGGAGATGA